In Pedobacter sp. SL55, the following proteins share a genomic window:
- a CDS encoding helix-turn-helix domain-containing protein codes for MRRYRDERCLSQEYMASKLGISQSTYQKIETGRVNVTKERLIEIANILGKEMEDFLPNSRKNTIDKSDIDALKEIIALQATEIKELKLLLSQKA; via the coding sequence ATTCGCCGCTATAGAGATGAACGATGCCTAAGCCAAGAATACATGGCTTCGAAGTTAGGCATTAGCCAAAGCACTTATCAAAAAATAGAAACGGGTAGAGTTAATGTAACTAAAGAGCGTTTGATAGAAATAGCAAATATCTTAGGAAAAGAAATGGAAGATTTTTTGCCCAATAGTAGAAAAAACACCATAGATAAAAGTGATATAGACGCTTTAAAAGAAATTATCGCTTTACAAGCTACAGAAATAAAAGAACTTAAACTTCTGCTAAGTCAAAAAGCTTAG
- the dxs gene encoding 1-deoxy-D-xylulose-5-phosphate synthase produces MEVKTGTLLSTINYPTDLKKYSESDLEQICQELRQYIIDVVSVNGGHFGASLGVVELTVALHYALNTPYDKLVWDVGHQAYGHKILTGRKDQFHTNRIINGISGFPKISESEYDTFGVGHSSTSISAALGMAVASHYKGEKDRQHVAVIGDGAMTAGLAFEGLNHAGIEKSNVLVILNDNCMSIDPNVGALKEYLTSITTSKSYNRFRDDVFNVLTKLSELGPNAQKYVKKIQKSIKGTLLKQSNLFEALNFRYFGPVDGHDVKRLAAIIKDLSAIPGPKLLHCVTVKGKGFALAEKDQTKWHAPGLFDKITGEIKKSAPDKPQPPKYQDVFGHTMVELAEANKKIVGITPAMPSGCSLNIMMKAMPDRAFDVGIAEQHAVTFSAGLATQGLVPFCNIYSSFMQRAYDQVIHDVAIQNLNVVFCLDRAGLAGADGATHHGAYDLAFMRCIPNMTVAAPMNEEELRNMMYTAQLENKGPFTIRYPRGNGMLPDWKRPLAELQVGKGRKICDGEDVAILTIGHVGNFAVEACKELNSDGINPAHYDLRFVKPLDEELLHDVFTRFKNVITVEDGCLQGGMGSAVLEFMADHGYKADVTRLGIPDEIVEHGEQPELWALCGYDTQAIIKAVKKIAVSRPTKIMAS; encoded by the coding sequence ATGGAAGTTAAAACAGGAACTTTGTTGTCTACAATAAATTACCCTACTGATTTGAAAAAATACAGTGAGAGCGATTTAGAGCAGATTTGCCAGGAGTTACGCCAGTATATCATTGATGTAGTGAGTGTTAACGGAGGACATTTTGGAGCTAGCTTAGGCGTAGTAGAGCTAACTGTTGCTTTGCATTATGCGCTAAATACCCCTTATGATAAACTGGTTTGGGACGTTGGCCACCAAGCTTATGGTCATAAAATCTTAACAGGAAGAAAAGACCAGTTTCATACCAACCGCATTATTAACGGCATTAGCGGCTTCCCAAAAATCAGCGAAAGCGAATACGATACTTTTGGTGTAGGGCACTCATCTACATCTATTTCTGCTGCTTTAGGTATGGCCGTTGCTTCGCATTATAAAGGCGAAAAAGACAGACAACATGTTGCTGTAATTGGCGACGGAGCGATGACTGCAGGTTTGGCTTTTGAAGGTTTAAATCATGCAGGGATAGAAAAATCTAACGTTTTGGTAATATTAAACGACAACTGTATGTCGATAGACCCTAACGTTGGGGCATTGAAAGAATACTTAACTAGCATCACTACTTCTAAATCTTATAACCGTTTTAGGGATGATGTTTTCAATGTGTTGACCAAACTTTCTGAGCTTGGCCCTAATGCACAGAAATATGTAAAGAAAATTCAGAAAAGCATTAAAGGCACTTTATTAAAACAGAGTAACCTTTTCGAAGCTTTAAATTTTAGATATTTTGGCCCGGTAGATGGTCATGATGTAAAGCGTCTAGCTGCCATCATCAAAGATTTATCTGCTATTCCTGGTCCTAAATTATTGCACTGCGTTACCGTAAAAGGTAAAGGTTTTGCCTTGGCCGAAAAAGATCAAACCAAATGGCATGCACCAGGTTTGTTTGATAAAATTACTGGCGAGATTAAAAAATCTGCTCCAGATAAACCTCAACCTCCAAAGTACCAAGATGTTTTTGGGCATACCATGGTTGAGCTTGCAGAGGCAAATAAAAAAATTGTAGGGATTACACCTGCCATGCCATCAGGATGTTCGCTTAATATCATGATGAAAGCCATGCCAGATAGAGCTTTTGATGTGGGCATTGCCGAGCAACATGCCGTAACCTTTTCTGCGGGTTTAGCAACGCAAGGCTTGGTACCTTTCTGTAACATTTACTCTAGCTTTATGCAAAGGGCTTATGACCAAGTAATCCACGATGTGGCCATACAAAACCTAAATGTTGTATTTTGCTTAGACAGGGCTGGTTTAGCTGGCGCTGATGGGGCAACCCACCATGGTGCTTACGATTTAGCTTTTATGCGTTGCATTCCTAATATGACGGTAGCAGCTCCAATGAATGAAGAGGAACTGCGCAATATGATGTATACTGCACAGCTTGAAAATAAGGGTCCGTTTACCATCCGTTACCCAAGAGGTAATGGTATGCTACCAGATTGGAAACGTCCATTAGCCGAATTGCAGGTTGGCAAAGGCCGAAAAATATGTGATGGAGAGGATGTAGCCATTTTAACTATTGGCCACGTAGGTAATTTTGCTGTAGAAGCTTGTAAAGAATTAAATAGCGATGGCATTAACCCTGCTCATTACGATTTACGCTTTGTAAAACCTTTAGATGAGGAATTGCTTCACGATGTATTTACTCGTTTCAAAAATGTAATTACGGTAGAAGATGGATGTTTGCAAGGTGGAATGGGTAGCGCTGTATTGGAATTTATGGCAGATCACGGTTATAAGGCTGATGTAACAAGGCTTGGTATTCCAGATGAAATTGTAGAGCACGGCGAACAGCCAGAACTTTGGGCACTTTGTGGGTACGATACCCAGGCAATTATCAAAGCAGTAAAGAAAATAGCAGTTAGCAGGCCAACTAAAATAATGGCTTCTTAA
- the fcl gene encoding GDP-L-fucose synthase, with protein MEKNSKIFVAGHRGMVGSAIYRKLQKEGYQNIVTKTSSELDLRDQQAVADFFAAEKPDYVFLAAAKVGGIVANNTYRADFLYENLAIQNNVIHQSYLNGIEKLMFLGSSCIYPKMAPQPLKEDYLLTGTLEPTNEPYAIAKIAGIKMCDAYRDQYGCNFISVMPTNLYGLNDNYHPENSHVLPALIRKFDEAKSNGSKEVVIWGTGSPMREFLFADDLADACYYLMENYNEPNLINIGTGEDLTIKDLALAVKKTVGFEGELVFDTSKPDGTPRKLMDVTKLHNLGWKHQIELEEGLNLAYQDYLSKK; from the coding sequence TTGGAAAAGAATTCTAAAATTTTCGTAGCAGGCCACCGCGGTATGGTGGGTTCGGCTATTTACCGTAAGCTTCAAAAAGAAGGTTACCAAAATATTGTTACCAAAACTTCTTCAGAACTTGATTTAAGAGACCAACAAGCAGTTGCTGATTTTTTCGCAGCAGAAAAACCTGATTATGTTTTCTTAGCAGCGGCTAAAGTAGGGGGCATTGTAGCAAACAACACTTACCGGGCCGATTTTTTGTATGAGAATTTAGCAATACAGAACAATGTCATCCATCAATCTTATTTGAATGGCATAGAGAAATTGATGTTCTTGGGTTCTAGCTGTATTTATCCTAAAATGGCTCCTCAGCCATTAAAAGAAGATTATTTATTGACTGGAACTTTAGAGCCAACTAACGAGCCTTATGCCATTGCTAAAATAGCGGGTATTAAAATGTGTGATGCTTATAGAGACCAATACGGATGTAATTTTATTTCGGTAATGCCAACCAATTTATATGGACTGAATGACAACTACCACCCAGAAAATTCGCACGTATTACCAGCGCTAATTAGAAAGTTTGATGAAGCCAAGAGCAATGGTAGTAAGGAAGTGGTGATTTGGGGCACTGGATCGCCAATGAGGGAGTTTCTGTTTGCAGATGACTTAGCAGACGCTTGTTATTACTTGATGGAGAATTACAACGAGCCCAACTTAATTAACATTGGTACCGGAGAAGATTTAACCATTAAAGATTTAGCTTTGGCCGTAAAGAAAACTGTAGGATTTGAGGGAGAGTTAGTGTTTGACACTTCTAAGCCAGACGGTACACCAAGAAAATTGATGGATGTGACCAAGCTCCACAACCTAGGCTGGAAACATCAGATAGAATTGGAAGAGGGTTTAAATTTAGCCTATCAAGATTATTTGAGCAAGAAATAA
- a CDS encoding DUF4369 domain-containing protein encodes MLRKICIIVLFLLSVICAKADELTFRIKGALIGNTNYQYAYLYQSDTKKLLRVKLENRRFEFTGEIILYKKDFNVGFIFLSNDSAAKFINQREIIEKQIDRQYRMIILGRHTINVTTDADIKNAKVEGCELNKDYDEMNLAGHELKYEQFIDSHRDSPISLLLIRGILPLKHLPIFDQLNFQGLYDKLSNKIKQSEYGLETLKRIKNL; translated from the coding sequence ATGCTTAGGAAAATATGTATTATCGTTTTATTTCTGCTATCCGTGATATGCGCTAAAGCGGATGAGTTAACTTTTCGAATTAAAGGTGCTTTGATAGGTAATACTAATTACCAATATGCTTATTTATACCAAAGTGATACAAAAAAATTATTAAGAGTTAAATTGGAAAATCGGCGATTTGAATTTACTGGGGAAATTATTTTATATAAAAAGGATTTTAATGTAGGGTTTATATTCCTTAGTAATGATTCTGCGGCTAAGTTCATTAACCAAAGAGAAATCATAGAGAAGCAGATAGATCGACAATATCGGATGATTATACTAGGGAGGCACACAATAAATGTCACTACTGATGCTGATATTAAAAATGCAAAAGTGGAGGGCTGTGAGTTAAATAAAGACTATGATGAGATGAACTTAGCTGGTCATGAATTGAAATATGAGCAGTTTATAGACTCTCATCGTGATTCTCCAATTTCATTATTGCTTATTAGAGGGATATTGCCACTAAAACATCTGCCGATTTTCGATCAATTAAATTTTCAAGGGCTATATGATAAATTATCGAATAAAATTAAGCAATCGGAATATGGACTTGAAACACTAAAGAGAATAAAAAACCTCTAG
- a CDS encoding ComF family protein → MFALKRYTEDLINLLFPDLCNGCGKLLYRGEKDICTKCLYDLPYTDFHLYEDNLVAKQLWGRLPLNAAMAMLYFKKGTKVQNLMHSLKYKGKTEVGITLGKLLAQKLSQSEFYADIDMIVPVPLHQKKLRQRGYNQSEYIATGLATALDLSVSTTHLLRNKATETQTKKARYTRYENMQDVFSVKNETELLNKHILLVDDVITTGATLEACGNTLLNHGIKKLSIAAVAFAE, encoded by the coding sequence ATGTTTGCCTTAAAACGTTATACAGAAGATTTAATCAATTTACTTTTCCCCGACCTATGTAACGGTTGCGGAAAACTGTTGTATCGTGGCGAAAAAGATATCTGTACCAAATGTCTTTACGATTTGCCCTATACAGATTTTCATTTGTATGAAGACAATTTGGTAGCCAAGCAGCTTTGGGGGCGCCTACCCTTAAATGCGGCCATGGCTATGCTATATTTTAAGAAAGGCACCAAAGTGCAAAACCTTATGCACAGCTTAAAGTATAAAGGCAAAACAGAGGTGGGTATTACTTTAGGAAAGCTGCTTGCCCAAAAACTCTCGCAAAGCGAATTTTATGCAGATATTGACATGATTGTTCCTGTACCCCTGCATCAAAAAAAATTAAGACAAAGAGGTTACAACCAAAGTGAGTATATTGCAACTGGTTTGGCTACAGCACTTGATCTATCAGTAAGTACAACACATTTATTGAGAAACAAGGCTACAGAAACACAAACCAAAAAAGCAAGATATACCCGCTATGAAAATATGCAGGATGTTTTTAGCGTTAAAAACGAAACTGAGTTGTTAAACAAGCACATTCTTTTAGTAGACGACGTAATTACCACTGGCGCTACTTTAGAAGCTTGCGGAAATACTTTGCTTAACCACGGAATTAAAAAATTAAGTATAGCTGCCGTAGCATTTGCAGAATAA
- the glyA gene encoding serine hydroxymethyltransferase, with the protein MNRDTLVFDLIDKELDRQEHGLELIASENFVSKQVMEAAGSVLTNKYAEGLPGKRYYGGCQVVDEIENIAIERAKKLFGAAWVNVQPHSGAQANAAVMLAVIQPGDKILGFDLSHGGHLTHGSPVNFSGKLYQPLFYGVKKEDGLIDYAKLEEVALAEKPKLIICGASAYSREWDYAFIRKVADQIGALVLADISHPAGFIAKGLLTNPLPHCHIVTTTTHKTLRGPRGGMIMMGKDFENPWGLKTPKGETRMMSNLLDMAVFPGTQGGPLEHIIAAKAIAFGEALTDEYGDYIKQVGANAQAMAKAFVAKGYGIISGGTDNHLMLIDLRNKNITGKAAEEALGKADITVNKNMVPFDDKSPFVTSGFRVGTAAITSRGFKEEQMAEIVELIDEALTNSGDDQILAGVKNKVQALVSRFPLYK; encoded by the coding sequence ATGAACAGAGACACATTAGTTTTCGATTTAATTGACAAAGAACTAGACAGACAAGAACACGGATTAGAGCTTATCGCTTCAGAAAACTTCGTTAGCAAGCAAGTAATGGAAGCTGCGGGCTCGGTATTAACCAACAAATATGCCGAAGGTTTACCGGGAAAACGTTACTATGGCGGTTGCCAAGTGGTAGATGAGATAGAAAATATCGCTATCGAAAGAGCTAAAAAACTTTTTGGTGCTGCTTGGGTAAATGTACAACCACACTCTGGCGCTCAGGCTAATGCTGCGGTAATGCTGGCGGTAATACAACCTGGAGATAAAATTTTAGGTTTCGATTTGTCTCACGGTGGTCACTTAACACACGGCTCTCCTGTTAATTTCTCTGGAAAACTATATCAACCTTTGTTCTACGGTGTAAAAAAAGAAGATGGCTTAATTGACTATGCAAAATTGGAAGAAGTTGCCTTGGCCGAAAAACCAAAGTTAATTATCTGTGGCGCTTCTGCTTATTCGAGAGAGTGGGATTATGCCTTTATCCGTAAGGTTGCAGATCAAATTGGTGCTTTGGTATTGGCAGATATTTCACATCCGGCAGGTTTTATTGCTAAAGGTTTGTTAACTAACCCGCTTCCTCATTGCCATATTGTTACCACAACTACACATAAAACGTTGCGTGGTCCACGTGGTGGAATGATCATGATGGGTAAAGATTTCGAAAACCCATGGGGTTTAAAAACACCAAAAGGCGAAACCAGAATGATGTCTAACTTGCTAGATATGGCTGTTTTTCCTGGCACACAGGGTGGCCCTTTAGAGCATATTATTGCTGCCAAAGCCATTGCTTTTGGCGAAGCTTTAACAGATGAGTATGGTGATTATATCAAGCAAGTAGGTGCTAATGCGCAAGCTATGGCCAAAGCATTTGTAGCTAAAGGATACGGAATTATTTCTGGCGGTACAGATAACCACTTGATGTTAATTGACTTGAGAAACAAAAATATCACAGGTAAAGCTGCCGAAGAAGCTTTAGGCAAAGCTGATATTACTGTTAATAAAAACATGGTTCCGTTTGACGATAAATCTCCGTTTGTAACATCAGGATTTAGGGTAGGTACTGCTGCAATTACTTCTAGAGGTTTTAAAGAAGAGCAAATGGCAGAAATTGTTGAATTAATTGATGAAGCCTTAACGAATTCAGGAGATGATCAAATACTAGCTGGCGTGAAAAATAAAGTTCAGGCCTTGGTAAGTCGTTTTCCATTATATAAATAG
- a CDS encoding gliding motility protein RemB, with protein sequence MKKCLLTAVFMAFFIFGAKAQEANTANQHILHDYQLYQKLNRSVYDTQSKFHSSIRGFYADDAKLKTAYDSLMNYGVDTLNRRSWVHRKLFQEHLLEFKTNEYHVYADFLADFQIGREFEGERTTWLNTRGFQIGGNIGEKFSFYLNGFENQGKFPGYVDDFIIANQVVPGQSFGKLEKDTKDWSYASALLSYTPNKYLNFALGYDKNFIGDGYRSMLLSDVSSNYSFFRLRATLGSFQYQTIYAYMLDPGAPKLTTDRRLGDRAKWMAAHYLDWNATNKLSIGFFQAVTWADAEVEGKRGFDFNYIHPFIFLRPVESSHFYSPDKMRLGLNVKYELLEKTALYGQFMFDEFTAKEFFAGNGYWANKWAIQLGFRGSDLFKVKRLNYLAEFNTARPYTYAHFDRLSNYSNFNQPLAHPFGANFKEFLGILNYSVKRFDFQGQALYANYGLDADGTNYGKDIFKSYDTRSVNYGSHIGQGIATDLFLMQGKVAYLLNPKYNVRLELGGLVRQEKNSLYNNKTAMVTFGLKTSFRNLYYDF encoded by the coding sequence ATGAAAAAATGTCTACTAACGGCCGTATTCATGGCCTTTTTTATATTTGGAGCAAAAGCCCAAGAAGCTAATACCGCTAATCAGCATATCTTACATGATTACCAGCTGTATCAAAAGCTTAATCGCTCGGTGTACGATACTCAAAGCAAATTTCACTCTTCTATTAGAGGTTTTTATGCTGACGATGCGAAATTAAAAACGGCTTATGATTCGTTAATGAATTATGGCGTAGATACCTTAAACAGAAGAAGCTGGGTGCACCGCAAACTTTTTCAAGAGCACTTGTTAGAGTTTAAAACTAATGAATACCACGTCTATGCAGACTTTCTGGCCGATTTTCAGATTGGGAGGGAGTTTGAAGGCGAGCGAACCACTTGGCTAAACACACGTGGTTTTCAAATTGGTGGAAACATTGGCGAAAAGTTCTCCTTTTATCTCAATGGATTTGAAAACCAAGGTAAGTTTCCGGGCTATGTAGATGATTTTATTATAGCCAATCAGGTAGTGCCAGGGCAAAGCTTTGGTAAGTTAGAGAAAGATACCAAAGATTGGAGTTACGCTTCAGCACTATTATCTTACACGCCCAATAAATACTTAAATTTTGCCTTAGGTTACGATAAGAATTTCATAGGTGATGGCTATCGTTCTATGTTGCTTTCTGACGTGTCTTCAAACTATTCTTTTTTTAGGTTAAGGGCCACATTGGGCAGTTTTCAGTATCAAACCATTTATGCCTATATGCTAGATCCAGGAGCGCCTAAGTTAACTACGGACAGACGCTTGGGAGATAGGGCCAAATGGATGGCAGCGCATTATTTGGATTGGAATGCAACCAATAAATTGTCGATAGGATTTTTTCAGGCCGTAACTTGGGCTGATGCAGAAGTGGAAGGCAAACGAGGCTTCGATTTTAACTACATCCACCCATTTATATTTTTAAGACCGGTAGAGAGTTCGCATTTCTACTCTCCAGATAAAATGCGCTTAGGACTTAATGTGAAGTACGAGTTGTTAGAGAAAACTGCGTTATACGGACAGTTTATGTTTGATGAGTTTACCGCCAAGGAATTTTTTGCGGGAAATGGTTATTGGGCAAATAAGTGGGCCATTCAGTTAGGATTTAGAGGTTCAGATCTTTTCAAAGTGAAGCGTTTAAATTACTTGGCAGAGTTTAATACTGCACGCCCTTATACCTATGCTCACTTTGATAGGCTATCTAATTACTCTAATTTTAATCAACCTTTGGCGCATCCATTTGGTGCCAACTTTAAAGAGTTTTTAGGTATTTTAAATTATAGCGTAAAACGATTTGATTTTCAGGGACAGGCACTGTATGCAAACTATGGCCTAGATGCTGATGGAACCAACTACGGTAAAGATATCTTTAAAAGCTACGATACCCGCTCCGTTAACTATGGTAGCCACATAGGGCAGGGTATTGCTACCGATTTATTTTTGATGCAAGGGAAAGTGGCTTATTTGTTAAATCCGAAATACAATGTAAGGCTAGAACTGGGCGGTTTAGTTAGACAAGAGAAAAACAGCTTGTACAACAATAAAACAGCTATGGTTACTTTTGGGTTAAAAACCAGCTTTAGAAACTTGTATTACGATTTTTAA
- a CDS encoding PAS domain S-box protein produces MLNVPSPNLQVEEQRLAALYAYDVLGEGLNNELDNLVKLAAQIAATPKAYITFVDQENIVFKASYGLVTKERVFNRDGSICQFAMYANEVYITPNIHESPDFKGSLLLYSEDKIVFYASVPLVDTEGFPLGCLCVVDDIERSLNSSQIEALQTLSQQIITHLSLRRKNLQLAKQTQRSEEFINVFEASPEIHCILNRNGDIVFTNQAAYRLLGYKREEVLGRSMWSFCYPEDVLKIINHIEEGLKLGEKEFTLDFRVVDKAGQVKWLSWSMVSKEDRWYSYGRDITERKRLIAELTNLSFVASKVNNGVVISDNYNRVSWANDAFTEITGFTLQDIQGKPLGDLIRGPETDWSVVEEARKLTNEKKSFTVDILAYRKDKKKIWLSIYSTIILSADGEVETEIEIIIDITEKKKAAQELEILSTVASKTNTGVAICNEEGAITWVNTALELLIGYASAELSGKMLGDVLSTDETDRQVILSARAASENQKSFSIEVLAQKKDGTSIWLSVANTPIINSKGKVERYIELITDITERKQVERDIIQAKEQALQLSEAKEMFLSVMSHEIRTPLNAIIGMTHLLIENEPKTSQIEDLNILKFSGENLLNIINDVLDFTKIETGNLHLEFLPVNLQVLCTDIISSLQINANKQQNVLGLNFDKQIPSLVLADQTRLYQVLMNLLGNAIKFTTKGKVELSVKAQHQNDSSIAIYFEVKDNGIGIPSDKKDYIFETFTQARADISAKYGGTGLGLAITKKLLKLYQSEIKVDSLEGEGTSFSFVIKFDKIWQVDSQKSIKPVAFEGKRILIVDDNEINILIAKRILMKWGLNIDFASDGYKAIASITKNKYDLVFMDIKMPGITGFETTTIIRGMEEEYYKNLPIVALTASTLHNEESKFKESGMNGHVLKPFSPTEIKKVLSRFLI; encoded by the coding sequence ATGCTTAATGTCCCTTCTCCAAATTTGCAGGTTGAGGAACAGCGCTTAGCGGCACTGTACGCTTATGATGTGCTTGGAGAAGGGCTTAACAATGAGTTAGACAATCTGGTAAAATTAGCAGCGCAAATTGCGGCTACCCCAAAAGCCTATATTACCTTTGTTGATCAAGAAAACATTGTGTTTAAGGCTTCGTATGGGCTGGTTACCAAAGAACGTGTCTTCAACAGAGACGGTAGCATCTGTCAGTTTGCAATGTATGCCAACGAGGTTTACATTACACCTAATATTCACGAAAGCCCAGATTTTAAAGGCAGTCTATTGTTATATTCTGAGGATAAAATCGTTTTTTATGCCAGTGTGCCTTTGGTTGATACTGAGGGTTTCCCTTTAGGCTGTCTTTGTGTAGTAGATGATATTGAGAGAAGCCTAAACTCTTCACAAATCGAAGCCTTACAGACACTTTCGCAACAAATTATAACGCATTTATCTTTAAGGCGAAAAAATTTGCAACTGGCAAAGCAAACGCAACGCTCCGAAGAATTTATCAATGTCTTTGAAGCCTCGCCAGAAATTCACTGTATTTTAAATAGAAATGGCGATATCGTATTTACCAACCAAGCAGCTTACAGATTGTTGGGCTACAAAAGAGAAGAAGTGCTTGGCAGAAGTATGTGGAGCTTTTGTTACCCAGAAGATGTTTTAAAAATCATTAACCACATAGAAGAAGGTTTAAAGTTAGGAGAAAAAGAGTTTACATTAGATTTTCGTGTGGTAGATAAAGCTGGCCAAGTAAAATGGTTAAGCTGGAGCATGGTGTCTAAAGAAGATCGCTGGTACAGTTATGGAAGAGACATAACCGAACGTAAACGCTTAATTGCCGAGCTAACAAATTTATCTTTTGTAGCAAGTAAGGTAAACAATGGCGTGGTAATTAGCGATAATTATAACCGGGTAAGCTGGGCAAACGATGCTTTTACCGAAATTACCGGTTTTACTTTGCAAGATATTCAGGGCAAACCACTCGGCGATTTAATTAGGGGGCCAGAAACAGATTGGTCTGTAGTTGAGGAAGCCCGAAAGCTTACCAACGAGAAAAAATCTTTTACCGTAGATATCCTAGCCTACCGAAAGGACAAAAAGAAGATTTGGCTCTCTATTTACAGTACCATTATTCTCAGTGCCGATGGCGAAGTAGAAACCGAGATTGAGATCATCATCGATATAACCGAGAAGAAAAAAGCAGCGCAAGAGTTAGAAATACTTTCTACGGTGGCCAGCAAAACAAATACTGGAGTAGCCATTTGTAATGAGGAGGGGGCAATTACTTGGGTTAACACCGCTTTGGAGCTACTTATCGGGTATGCTTCTGCCGAACTTTCGGGTAAAATGCTGGGCGATGTGCTTTCTACTGATGAAACCGATAGGCAGGTAATTTTAAGTGCAAGGGCAGCATCTGAGAACCAAAAATCATTTTCTATTGAAGTTTTAGCGCAAAAAAAAGACGGCACTTCTATTTGGTTGTCTGTAGCTAATACACCCATTATTAACAGTAAGGGCAAGGTAGAGCGGTATATCGAATTAATTACCGATATCACCGAACGCAAACAAGTAGAAAGAGATATCATACAAGCCAAAGAACAGGCCTTGCAGCTTAGCGAAGCAAAGGAAATGTTTTTGTCGGTAATGAGCCACGAAATACGCACGCCGCTAAATGCCATTATTGGTATGACGCACCTGCTCATCGAAAATGAACCTAAAACATCTCAAATAGAAGATCTTAATATCTTAAAATTTTCTGGAGAGAACTTGTTGAATATCATTAACGATGTGCTTGATTTTACCAAAATAGAAACTGGCAATCTTCACTTAGAATTTCTGCCGGTCAATCTTCAGGTTTTATGTACCGATATCATTAGCTCGTTACAAATTAATGCTAACAAACAGCAAAATGTCCTGGGCCTAAATTTCGACAAGCAAATTCCAAGTTTGGTATTGGCAGATCAAACAAGACTTTATCAGGTATTGATGAACTTATTGGGCAATGCCATCAAGTTTACTACTAAGGGCAAGGTAGAATTGTCGGTAAAAGCTCAACATCAGAACGATAGTAGCATAGCTATTTATTTTGAAGTGAAGGATAACGGTATAGGTATTCCTTCTGATAAGAAAGACTACATATTTGAAACTTTTACGCAGGCCAGAGCAGATATCTCTGCGAAATATGGCGGTACTGGTTTGGGTTTAGCTATTACCAAAAAGCTCTTGAAATTATACCAATCTGAAATTAAGGTAGATAGTTTAGAAGGAGAGGGAACCTCGTTTTCTTTTGTGATTAAGTTTGATAAGATTTGGCAAGTAGACTCACAAAAGAGCATAAAACCTGTAGCTTTTGAAGGAAAACGTATTTTGATTGTGGATGATAACGAAATCAATATCCTGATAGCTAAACGTATTTTAATGAAATGGGGATTGAATATCGATTTCGCATCAGATGGCTATAAAGCTATAGCATCTATTACCAAAAACAAGTACGATTTAGTTTTTATGGATATTAAAATGCCTGGTATTACTGGTTTCGAAACCACTACCATTATACGAGGTATGGAAGAGGAATACTACAAAAACCTGCCTATTGTAGCTCTTACGGCATCAACCCTGCATAACGAGGAAAGCAAGTTCAAAGAAAGCGGAATGAATGGGCACGTGCTGAAACCTTTTAGCCCTACAGAGATTAAAAAGGTTTTATCCCGATTTTTGATTTAA